A window from Aliamphritea hakodatensis encodes these proteins:
- a CDS encoding alkaline phosphatase D family protein, producing the protein MTATALPLVLCGPILRRLTPEKLTLWLAASQRLESRLHLYPDGESQQEIDAGAHCRCWQAGEKLFFYLFDIPLQQALPYDSFVGYDLQLRPLNTERWQPVTEWAGDICYPGQPRPGFVLRSRLDRVLHGSCRKPHYDSADGLLFADAKLQQHFIDPQHWPSVLMMSGDQVYVDDVGGPMLVAIHGLLAELGLPVETIAQVQGSEARLHDQDAHYYQRDTLLPTEQSSGLQDVLFRSVEKPVFTSDHAHNHLITLGEVLAMYLLVWSPAAWEKLSLQAPPALDDAQQALYRDERHALDHFIAGLPRVRRVMAHLPVAMIFDDHDITDDWNLTAGWEQSAYSNPFSRRVIGNALLGYLICQGWGNAPEHFPEPLLEQVVTGLQQPGGEPYEALLDELLKFPRWHYHWDYHTPLVVLDTRTHRWRSEKNLNWPSGLMDWEALTDLQSDILGHESVVIVSPAPVFGVKLIETIQRIFTWVGKPLLVDAENWMAHAGSAHALLNMFRHPRTPKNFVILSGDVHYSFAYDIQLRGRQGGPEIWQITSSGIRNEFPEKLLDVFDRLNRWLYAPLSPLNWFTKRRGMKIIPYKPANARRGERLLNASGIGWLELDHEGAPVTIQQLTGDERSVEFLLHEDEAHWE; encoded by the coding sequence ATGACTGCTACTGCTTTGCCACTGGTACTTTGTGGCCCGATTTTACGTCGCCTGACCCCTGAAAAGCTGACCCTGTGGCTGGCGGCATCGCAGCGGCTGGAGAGCCGCTTACACCTGTATCCTGACGGCGAATCACAGCAGGAGATTGATGCCGGTGCCCATTGCCGTTGCTGGCAGGCCGGTGAAAAGCTGTTTTTTTATCTGTTCGATATTCCTCTGCAGCAGGCGTTACCCTATGACAGCTTCGTCGGCTATGACCTGCAGTTACGTCCGTTAAACACCGAACGCTGGCAACCGGTGACTGAGTGGGCCGGTGATATCTGTTATCCCGGCCAGCCACGCCCCGGGTTTGTGCTGCGCTCAAGGCTGGACCGTGTACTGCACGGTTCCTGCCGTAAACCTCACTATGACAGCGCTGACGGTCTGCTGTTTGCCGATGCCAAGCTGCAGCAACACTTTATCGACCCGCAACACTGGCCATCGGTGCTGATGATGTCCGGTGATCAGGTTTATGTGGATGATGTCGGCGGACCGATGCTGGTGGCCATTCATGGTTTGCTGGCTGAGCTGGGTTTGCCGGTGGAAACCATTGCCCAGGTGCAGGGCAGCGAAGCCCGGCTGCATGATCAGGATGCCCATTATTATCAGCGTGATACGCTGCTGCCGACAGAACAGAGCAGTGGCCTTCAGGATGTGCTGTTTCGCAGTGTTGAAAAGCCTGTCTTTACCTCAGACCATGCCCATAACCACCTGATCACCCTGGGTGAAGTGCTGGCCATGTATCTGCTGGTCTGGTCGCCGGCGGCCTGGGAAAAGCTGTCACTGCAGGCCCCGCCGGCGCTGGATGATGCCCAGCAGGCGCTGTACCGTGATGAGCGCCACGCGCTGGATCATTTCATTGCAGGATTGCCCCGGGTCCGCCGGGTAATGGCCCACTTACCGGTGGCAATGATTTTTGATGATCACGATATAACCGATGACTGGAACCTGACCGCCGGCTGGGAACAGTCGGCGTATTCAAATCCGTTTTCCCGCCGGGTGATCGGTAACGCCCTGCTGGGCTATCTGATCTGTCAGGGCTGGGGCAATGCCCCGGAACACTTCCCTGAGCCGCTGCTGGAGCAGGTGGTCACCGGGCTGCAGCAACCGGGCGGTGAACCTTATGAAGCCCTGCTGGATGAGTTGCTGAAATTTCCCCGCTGGCATTATCACTGGGACTATCACACACCGCTGGTGGTACTGGATACCCGAACCCACCGCTGGCGTTCTGAAAAGAACCTTAACTGGCCTTCAGGCCTGATGGACTGGGAAGCCCTGACGGATCTGCAAAGTGATATTCTGGGCCATGAGTCGGTGGTCATCGTGTCACCGGCGCCGGTTTTCGGGGTGAAACTGATTGAAACCATACAGCGGATCTTTACCTGGGTCGGTAAGCCGTTACTGGTCGATGCGGAAAACTGGATGGCTCACGCCGGTTCCGCACATGCGTTGCTGAATATGTTCCGTCATCCCCGCACGCCGAAGAATTTTGTGATTCTGTCCGGCGATGTGCATTACTCCTTTGCTTACGATATTCAGTTAAGGGGCCGGCAGGGCGGGCCGGAAATCTGGCAGATAACCAGCAGCGGCATCCGCAATGAATTTCCGGAAAAGTTACTGGATGTATTCGACCGCCTGAACCGCTGGCTGTATGCCCCCCTGTCGCCGCTGAACTGGTTTACCAAACGGCGGGGCATGAAAATTATCCCTTATAAACCGGCGAATGCCCGCCGCGGTGAGCGGTTACTGAATGCGTCGGGGATTGGCTGGCTGGAACTGGATCACGAGGGGGCACCGGTGACGATTCAGCAACTGACCGGGGATGAGCGCAGCGTTGAGTTTCTCCTCCATGAAGATGAAGCCCACTGGGAATAG